The genomic segment CACTTTTTAAAAAACGTGCCTCCATTTATTAATTACTTCTGGTTTTTAATGGAGCGCATAATTTCCTTGACTTGTGTTTCAGAAAGCTTACGACCCATTTTGGCATACATCGCCTTAATTTGGTTTTCGGTGATTGGTGGGTTATCACGAATCTGTTTTTTAAAGATTTTGATAGAAATAAAATAGCCAATAATGACACCGACTAACAGGGAAA from the Mycoplasmoides pneumoniae FH genome contains:
- a CDS encoding YneF family protein — its product is MNDLALALGLGIPLSLLVGVIIGYFISIKIFKKQIRDNPPITENQIKAMYAKMGRKLSETQVKEIMRSIKNQK